The Halobacteriovoraceae bacterium genome includes a region encoding these proteins:
- a CDS encoding DUF3404 domain-containing protein: MKVYIVLTLTAILMAFSTGYFALFLKGSYRPTYDDSVKIDRLKIDFQHQNEAIAKVDLSMQVVGPNKISLIESSYTFPKDAAHAEDSIFSSDRSCEQKVYDFGAFTGILQTKVEVWEDFRCNRRRLLPKGFFSTAPYIHPSGKSYALLAYRMLTKEKRRLEWIKRYFYYFHADEVDSYFNELPQLGEPFTFFYDLGPDGIKSLLKNQRFLAGTNYAFIRSFGLYDESIYDVYLLKDFKKYVQNSPYQLKDYQSGRKCFYRDGNICWEYNLKHLYSLANTSTIVFFIGSLAIIILVIIILFTRLKSARLEDERRKMALQVLSHEFRTPVASMLLQIEEMKKHYNEIGENVQDSFFRLCDDVYRLQRLTEKSKNYLNASRGKELIFLNKTDVESINKLSESVCAPFFEDHNENFILNLLKNDLQMKMDTYWFGICLKNLIENAFAHGKAPVTVTIDSDKNHLIVNVLDSGPGAEYSLQELVSPFVKGNKSEGSGLGLNIVYTVMKEIGGKITYIKKPSVFKLYFPLKES, encoded by the coding sequence ATGAAGGTTTATATTGTATTGACATTGACGGCGATTCTTATGGCCTTTAGCACCGGTTATTTTGCACTTTTTTTAAAAGGCTCATACCGTCCGACATATGATGATAGTGTTAAGATCGATAGACTTAAAATAGATTTTCAACATCAAAATGAGGCCATTGCAAAGGTTGATCTTTCCATGCAGGTTGTTGGACCCAATAAGATTTCATTAATTGAATCCAGCTATACTTTCCCAAAGGATGCTGCACATGCGGAAGATTCCATATTTTCTTCTGATAGGAGCTGTGAGCAAAAGGTCTACGATTTTGGTGCTTTCACTGGCATTCTACAGACTAAAGTCGAAGTATGGGAAGATTTTCGTTGTAATCGAAGACGCTTATTACCAAAGGGATTCTTCTCAACCGCACCTTATATTCACCCGAGTGGAAAAAGTTATGCCTTACTTGCCTATAGGATGTTGACTAAAGAGAAGAGAAGACTTGAATGGATAAAACGATACTTCTATTACTTTCACGCTGATGAGGTTGATTCGTATTTTAATGAACTTCCGCAACTTGGTGAGCCCTTTACCTTTTTTTATGACTTAGGCCCAGATGGAATTAAATCCCTTCTAAAAAATCAACGTTTTCTGGCCGGAACAAATTATGCTTTCATTCGTTCCTTTGGACTTTATGATGAATCCATCTATGATGTTTATCTTTTAAAAGATTTTAAAAAGTATGTGCAAAACTCTCCCTATCAACTTAAGGACTATCAATCTGGTAGAAAATGCTTTTATCGTGATGGAAATATTTGTTGGGAATACAATCTAAAACATCTTTATTCACTGGCCAATACATCAACGATAGTTTTTTTTATTGGATCTTTGGCCATTATTATTCTCGTTATTATCATTCTATTTACACGATTGAAATCAGCTCGATTAGAAGATGAAAGAAGGAAAATGGCCTTGCAGGTTTTGTCTCATGAATTTAGAACACCCGTTGCAAGTATGTTGTTGCAGATTGAGGAAATGAAAAAACATTACAACGAAATTGGAGAAAATGTTCAAGATAGCTTTTTTCGACTTTGCGATGACGTCTATAGATTGCAAAGATTAACAGAGAAAAGTAAGAATTATTTAAATGCCTCACGTGGCAAAGAATTAATTTTTTTAAATAAAACTGATGTCGAGTCTATTAATAAACTTTCAGAGTCAGTTTGTGCACCTTTTTTCGAAGATCACAATGAGAATTTCATTTTAAATCTTCTAAAAAATGATTTGCAGATGAAAATGGATACTTATTGGTTTGGAATATGTTTAAAGAACTTAATTGAAAATGCTTTTGCTCATGGTAAAGCTCCAGTTACTGTTACGATTGATAGTGATAAGAATCATTTAATTGTAAATGTTCTCGATAGTGGCCCTGGAGCTGAATATTCTTTGCAGGAGTTAGTTTCACCATTTGTAAAAGGAAATAAGTCTGAAGGTAGTGGCCTCGGATTAAATATTGTATATACTGTGATGAAAGAAATTGGTGGCAAAATTACCTACATAAAAAAACCTTCTGTATTCAAACTTTATTTTCCTTTGAAAGAAAGTTAA
- a CDS encoding response regulator transcription factor: protein MNPRILIVEDDQNLGPSIQKYLQGEGMNTTLVQDLDAANKVNRDNFDLVILDWMLPDGQGIDFLRETRKSNTILPFILLTARTELVDKILGLETGANDYMTKPFEPRELAARIRVQLREAQLKHTLSTQEQAPKEQIDLGPVRIDLSTREVFHEDKLVEMTKMEFDLLRLFVDTPNRVFSREEILNKVWGYDNYPTTRTVDTHILQLRQKLPALNFETVRGIGYRLKFD from the coding sequence ATGAATCCAAGAATTCTAATAGTTGAAGATGATCAAAACTTAGGGCCTTCAATTCAAAAATACTTACAAGGTGAGGGAATGAATACAACTCTCGTTCAAGATTTGGATGCGGCCAATAAGGTAAATAGGGATAATTTTGATTTAGTTATTTTAGATTGGATGCTTCCTGATGGACAAGGAATAGATTTTTTGCGTGAAACTAGAAAATCAAACACGATTTTACCCTTTATTCTACTCACGGCCAGAACAGAACTTGTAGATAAGATTTTAGGCCTTGAAACAGGAGCCAATGACTATATGACTAAGCCTTTTGAACCTAGAGAGTTGGCCGCAAGAATTAGAGTTCAATTGCGAGAAGCTCAGCTAAAGCACACATTATCAACTCAAGAACAAGCTCCCAAGGAACAAATTGATCTGGGACCTGTAAGGATTGATCTTAGTACAAGAGAAGTTTTTCATGAAGATAAGTTAGTCGAAATGACAAAAATGGAATTTGATCTCTTGAGACTATTTGTTGATACTCCTAATCGTGTATTTTCACGTGAAGAAATTCTTAATAAGGTCTGGGGCTACGATAATTATCCAACAACGCGAACAGTTGACACACATATTTTACAATTACGACAAAAGTTACCGGCCCTAAATTTTGAAACTGTCAGGGGAATTGGCTACAGATTGAAATTTGATTAG
- a CDS encoding dual specificity protein phosphatase family protein codes for MLKYLLFLVFISGILGAADFKTKLYQYKNLYFSGQITDDEISLLKSKGISTVINIRQKNEHDEASEKKLVTKQGLEYFNIPFNIKNFSQETIDTITNQVVDSRKKGGVLIHCASGGRVGIWLGAHFYKDHKLSKEEALKKAEENGLSGSYPTKVLKEFLKMD; via the coding sequence ATGTTGAAATATCTATTATTCTTGGTCTTTATCTCTGGGATTTTGGGAGCAGCAGATTTCAAAACAAAACTCTATCAGTATAAAAACCTTTATTTTTCAGGACAGATTACAGATGATGAAATCTCTCTTTTGAAATCAAAAGGCATATCCACCGTTATTAATATAAGACAAAAAAATGAACATGATGAAGCTTCTGAAAAGAAACTTGTAACGAAGCAAGGACTAGAATATTTCAATATACCTTTTAATATTAAAAATTTCAGTCAAGAAACTATCGATACAATAACTAATCAAGTCGTTGATAGTCGTAAAAAAGGTGGTGTACTTATTCACTGTGCTTCGGGAGGAAGAGTAGGTATATGGCTTGGGGCCCATTTTTATAAGGATCATAAATTATCTAAAGAAGAGGCCCTAAAAAAGGCTGAAGAAAATGGTCTGAGTGGTTCATATCCAACTAAAGTGCTTAAAGAATTTTTAAAAATGGACTAG
- a CDS encoding TraR/DksA family transcriptional regulator, whose translation MNHRDLEYFRNRFLTMLIDFQRYEELEAQLSIKQSGDEMDLLQANQDNVLILNLKGRDQRFLTKIHHALDKIDAGVFGECEECGDEISMDRLKARPTAQLCILCKEELERVESHISSDRPKNGVKVPILVSKNVFKLSFGEEEKENTSSNVIPFL comes from the coding sequence ATGAACCATAGGGATTTGGAATATTTTAGAAATCGTTTTTTAACAATGCTCATCGATTTCCAACGGTATGAAGAATTGGAGGCCCAATTGAGTATAAAGCAATCAGGAGACGAAATGGATTTATTACAGGCAAATCAGGATAATGTTTTGATCTTAAATCTAAAGGGTCGAGATCAGAGATTTTTAACAAAAATTCATCATGCCCTGGATAAAATTGATGCTGGAGTTTTTGGTGAATGTGAAGAGTGTGGCGATGAAATCTCTATGGATCGACTTAAAGCTAGGCCAACAGCACAGCTGTGTATTCTTTGTAAAGAGGAACTTGAAAGAGTTGAGTCACATATCTCCTCTGATAGACCTAAAAACGGGGTAAAAGTTCCCATTTTAGTTAGCAAAAATGTTTTCAAACTTAGTTTTGGTGAAGAAGAAAAAGAAAACACAAGTTCAAATGTCATTCCGTTTTTGTAA
- a CDS encoding polyhydroxyalkanoic acid system family protein, with translation MDINVSYNNVMTKDDAYKVVENYITPENLKKFQVDAEFDYSPTDKIIASGTGFTLTINFFEDRVEGKLDLAFILKPLRKKIVSVIEKEMIKRL, from the coding sequence ATGGATATAAATGTTAGCTATAATAACGTTATGACAAAGGACGACGCGTATAAAGTTGTTGAAAATTATATCACTCCTGAAAATTTAAAGAAGTTTCAAGTTGATGCCGAGTTTGACTACAGCCCAACTGACAAAATTATTGCAAGTGGAACAGGGTTTACACTTACTATAAATTTTTTTGAAGACCGTGTAGAAGGTAAACTAGATTTGGCCTTTATATTAAAACCCTTGCGAAAAAAAATAGTTTCTGTCATAGAAAAAGAGATGATTAAGAGATTGTAA
- a CDS encoding aminotransferase class I/II-fold pyridoxal phosphate-dependent enzyme: MSKYSELSSDELKKLEMDLLLEHRNFVEQGLSLDLTRGKPSTEQVALSDKLDGILDRNFQSKSGVDVRNYGGLDGLPEMKELASAILETPKDNIIIGGNSSLTLMHQVISMLNFYGKDGDMNGQELSWKAEFEVKFLCPVPGYDRHFTICESMGIEMIKVPLKNNQLDIDLIETLVREDSSIKGIWCVPKYSNPTGITYSDEIVERIAKLPKISGENFAIMWDNAYAVHDLYEEKDKLKCIWELCADNGTLDSLYIFGSTSKITFPGAGIAFMATSSANLIGFKRYLSAITIGPDKVNQLRHCVFLKNKEALLTHMKKHAKIIRPKFELVEDKLSAIADLEIAEWTKPKGGYFISFNTLDNLANRVVKLAQEAGVKLTPAGSTFPNMLDPMNNNIRIAPTYPTKEDLGKAIDVFVTCVKLASVEKLLNNME, translated from the coding sequence ATGTCCAAATATAGTGAATTATCTTCAGATGAACTCAAAAAACTTGAAATGGATCTTTTGCTCGAACACAGAAATTTTGTTGAGCAAGGACTATCTTTGGACCTCACCAGAGGAAAACCTTCAACTGAGCAAGTTGCCCTTTCTGATAAATTAGATGGTATACTTGATAGAAATTTCCAAAGTAAAAGTGGAGTTGATGTTCGAAATTATGGTGGGCTGGATGGACTTCCTGAGATGAAAGAATTGGCCAGTGCTATTTTAGAAACTCCTAAAGACAATATCATTATTGGTGGTAATAGTTCTCTAACTCTTATGCATCAAGTTATTTCAATGCTAAATTTCTATGGAAAAGATGGCGATATGAATGGCCAAGAACTTTCATGGAAAGCAGAATTTGAGGTCAAATTTTTATGCCCAGTTCCTGGATATGATCGTCATTTTACCATTTGTGAAAGTATGGGAATTGAAATGATTAAGGTTCCCCTTAAAAATAATCAACTCGATATTGATCTTATTGAAACTCTTGTTAGGGAAGACTCCTCGATAAAAGGCATATGGTGTGTACCAAAATATTCAAATCCCACAGGAATAACCTATTCTGACGAAATCGTTGAGAGGATTGCAAAACTTCCAAAAATTTCCGGAGAGAACTTTGCTATCATGTGGGATAATGCATACGCTGTTCACGATCTATATGAAGAGAAAGATAAATTAAAATGTATCTGGGAATTATGTGCTGATAATGGAACCCTAGATTCACTCTATATTTTTGGATCAACTTCTAAAATCACCTTTCCTGGTGCTGGAATCGCTTTTATGGCGACTTCAAGTGCAAACTTGATTGGATTTAAAAGGTATTTATCTGCGATTACAATTGGGCCAGATAAAGTCAATCAGTTGAGGCATTGTGTTTTTCTTAAAAATAAAGAAGCGCTTTTAACTCATATGAAAAAACATGCCAAAATCATTCGTCCAAAATTTGAACTGGTTGAAGATAAACTTTCAGCGATTGCTGATCTTGAAATAGCTGAATGGACAAAACCAAAGGGGGGATATTTTATTTCATTCAATACACTAGATAACCTCGCCAATCGAGTCGTTAAATTAGCTCAAGAGGCCGGAGTTAAACTTACTCCTGCAGGTTCAACATTTCCCAATATGCTAGATCCGATGAATAACAATATTCGAATTGCACCTACATATCCCACAAAAGAAGACCTTGGAAAAGCAATTGATGTTTTTGTAACTTGCGTAAAACTCGCTTCTGTCGAAAAATTATTAAATAACATGGAATGA
- a CDS encoding thioredoxin domain-containing protein, which yields MKFFTNIVLLIFLAVFVVSCQTNQSFKKQLKETLAEDPTLVSELIKEHPEQFIEAFQSAAMKMQQVQRDTQKENLLKSIEYYAKNPLKPNIRKNEAIRGNINAPITIVKYSDFQCGYCAKSYHTIKAILEKYPQKVRFVYKHLPLEFHELAMPAAKYFEALRMQSDELAFKFHDKLFEEMRSAEKGQKYFNKIAKELGADLNKLNKDLSSKQLLIRINEDIEEAKKFEIQGTPGFIVNGIPLKGAYPQEIFEQIIQKFI from the coding sequence ATGAAATTCTTCACAAATATTGTTCTCTTAATTTTTCTAGCAGTTTTCGTGGTTTCTTGTCAGACAAATCAGAGTTTTAAAAAACAACTTAAAGAAACATTGGCCGAAGATCCAACTTTAGTAAGTGAACTTATTAAAGAACACCCAGAACAGTTCATTGAGGCCTTTCAAAGTGCTGCAATGAAAATGCAACAAGTTCAAAGAGATACTCAAAAAGAAAATCTTTTGAAATCAATAGAATATTACGCAAAAAATCCTCTTAAACCAAATATTCGCAAAAATGAGGCCATTCGGGGAAATATTAATGCACCTATCACAATAGTAAAATATTCAGATTTTCAGTGTGGTTATTGTGCTAAAAGTTACCATACTATTAAGGCCATCTTGGAGAAATATCCTCAAAAAGTTAGATTCGTTTACAAACATCTTCCTCTTGAGTTTCATGAGTTGGCCATGCCTGCGGCAAAATATTTTGAAGCTTTAAGAATGCAAAGTGATGAGCTAGCTTTTAAATTTCATGATAAACTTTTTGAAGAAATGAGATCAGCCGAAAAGGGACAAAAATATTTTAATAAAATTGCCAAAGAATTAGGAGCTGATCTGAATAAATTGAATAAAGATTTAAGCTCAAAACAATTATTGATACGTATAAATGAGGACATTGAAGAGGCAAAAAAATTTGAAATTCAAGGAACTCCTGGATTTATTGTCAATGGTATACCTTTAAAAGGTGCTTACCCTCAAGAAATATTTGAACAGATTATTCAAAAATTTATTTAA
- a CDS encoding asparaginase, whose protein sequence is MQEKEKKAKNINSKQKIVLITTGGTIEKTYDEFDGTLENRESQIKELITKKLRLHYTQLDVFSVLSKDSLLMTEDERDFLVKSIKNQLWNDCPIVVLHGTDSMVKTASLCLKELGTPQVPIIFTGAMKPMGFEDSDATQNVTEALYAAKIVSPGVYISFHNRLFTVPFVRKNKSLRSFEGISR, encoded by the coding sequence ATGCAGGAAAAAGAGAAAAAAGCTAAAAACATTAATTCAAAACAAAAAATTGTACTAATAACGACTGGCGGGACAATTGAGAAAACTTATGATGAATTTGATGGAACACTTGAAAACAGGGAATCCCAAATTAAAGAACTCATTACCAAAAAATTAAGACTTCATTATACACAACTGGATGTTTTTTCAGTACTTTCGAAAGATTCACTATTAATGACTGAAGACGAAAGAGATTTCTTAGTTAAGTCAATTAAAAACCAATTATGGAATGATTGTCCAATTGTAGTGCTTCACGGAACAGATAGTATGGTAAAAACTGCTTCTCTTTGCCTAAAGGAACTTGGAACCCCACAGGTTCCAATTATTTTCACTGGCGCAATGAAACCTATGGGATTTGAAGACTCAGATGCTACTCAAAATGTGACAGAAGCTCTTTATGCAGCTAAAATAGTCTCTCCTGGGGTATATATTTCATTTCACAATAGACTTTTTACAGTCCCCTTTGTTCGCAAAAACAAGAGCCTACGAAGTTTTGAAGGAATTTCTCGCTAA
- a CDS encoding (2Fe-2S)-binding protein, which produces MPKITIRPSGQIIDVDEKTDLLSALRSNDLYVKSSCGGHASCTDCVIKILNGADEVTTPTFEETQLLGNVFHLTKERLACQTFCHGDIEIDISKHDKVSDQVKLKNKTQSQFRLKNNSNIKRRKQEEVQEIMSEREKDYQEKKEMRESWQKHWEKDKEPTKLKRLGGNRRPKGMKVRPDKD; this is translated from the coding sequence ATGCCGAAAATAACGATAAGGCCATCTGGCCAAATAATTGACGTTGACGAGAAGACTGATTTACTTTCAGCACTCAGAAGCAATGATTTATATGTTAAGTCTAGTTGTGGTGGACACGCCTCTTGTACAGATTGTGTGATTAAAATACTAAATGGGGCCGATGAAGTCACCACTCCAACGTTTGAAGAAACGCAATTATTAGGCAATGTGTTTCATCTCACAAAAGAGAGACTTGCGTGCCAAACATTTTGTCACGGAGATATAGAAATAGACATTTCAAAACATGATAAAGTCTCTGATCAAGTAAAACTTAAAAATAAAACACAGAGTCAGTTTAGATTAAAAAATAACTCTAATATAAAAAGACGTAAACAAGAAGAAGTTCAAGAAATAATGTCAGAAAGAGAAAAAGACTACCAAGAAAAAAAAGAGATGAGAGAGTCCTGGCAGAAACATTGGGAAAAAGATAAAGAACCAACAAAATTAAAAAGGTTGGGGGGAAATCGTCGTCCCAAGGGAATGAAGGTAAGACCAGATAAAGATTAA
- the htpG gene encoding molecular chaperone HtpG: protein MTQRKGSISVQTTDIFPIIKKWLYSEHDIFLRELVANATDAITKRSQIARTSNQEIPSGKIQVEIDSKKGTVSITDNGLGMTEAEVEKYIAQLAFSGAKEFVEKLKEQGIEQENDIIGKFGLGFYSSFMVADSVVVESLSMNENAVATKWQCDGETEYIFSDSEKNEIGTKITLTINEENKEFLNKYKINEILKKYCTFLPYEIFVHEIKEKKEDDEKSDHETPINDTTPLWKKDPKEITEDEYKEFYRKMFPFESDPLFWIHLNVDHPFTLQGILYFPKLNLSRPVQESNIKLYCRQVFVSENVKNVIPDFLSLLKGAIDSTDIPLNVSRSSLQGDPNIKKISNYVIKKVAEALKTLFKKDREKYETIWNDISLFIKYGAISDTKFDDLMRERILFSNSDQKLVTLSEYKESVPEKFKEKLENKIIYFEKGKSDAALRKTLIAQGVQAIETDDHIDPHFMQHVEAKKLDSIGEITFSSVDAEFQNILESEKTDESDIKIKDLFKKFLSPSKETENDKEDKTTELVSEGLEVEIQKLKGSTAPAYIKVDEQMKRFSKMAQSMGQNKDSFPIKKTLVINPNSPLIQNALTISQKGGNDELVEKICHHVEDLALISSEGLKDEYKDLFVQRSQELIQKLTGLAL, encoded by the coding sequence ATGACACAACGTAAAGGCTCAATTTCAGTACAAACCACGGATATTTTTCCTATTATTAAAAAATGGCTCTATTCTGAGCACGATATCTTTTTAAGAGAATTAGTTGCCAACGCAACTGACGCTATTACTAAAAGATCTCAAATCGCCAGAACTAGTAATCAAGAGATTCCAAGTGGAAAAATTCAAGTCGAAATAGACTCTAAAAAAGGTACTGTCAGCATCACTGACAACGGTTTAGGTATGACTGAAGCAGAGGTGGAGAAATACATTGCACAGTTGGCCTTCTCTGGGGCCAAAGAATTTGTTGAAAAATTAAAGGAACAAGGAATAGAACAAGAAAATGATATTATCGGAAAATTTGGACTTGGATTTTACTCTTCGTTCATGGTTGCTGATAGCGTCGTTGTAGAATCTCTTTCCATGAATGAAAATGCTGTTGCGACAAAGTGGCAATGCGATGGTGAAACAGAATATATCTTTTCTGATTCAGAAAAAAATGAAATTGGTACGAAAATCACTCTAACAATAAATGAAGAAAATAAAGAATTCTTAAACAAGTACAAAATAAATGAAATTCTTAAAAAGTATTGTACTTTTTTACCTTATGAAATTTTCGTTCATGAAATCAAAGAGAAAAAAGAAGATGACGAAAAATCTGATCATGAAACTCCAATAAATGACACAACTCCTCTATGGAAAAAAGATCCTAAAGAAATTACTGAAGATGAATATAAAGAATTTTATAGAAAAATGTTTCCTTTCGAATCTGATCCACTTTTTTGGATTCATCTCAATGTTGACCACCCCTTTACCTTACAAGGTATTTTATATTTTCCAAAACTCAACCTCTCTCGCCCTGTCCAAGAAAGCAACATAAAACTCTACTGCAGACAGGTCTTTGTTTCGGAAAACGTAAAAAATGTCATTCCAGATTTTCTCTCACTCCTTAAAGGAGCAATCGACTCCACGGATATACCTCTTAATGTCTCTAGATCTTCACTTCAAGGAGATCCTAACATAAAAAAAATATCAAATTATGTTATTAAAAAAGTTGCAGAGGCCCTAAAAACACTCTTTAAGAAAGATAGAGAAAAATATGAAACTATCTGGAATGATATTTCACTCTTTATCAAATATGGTGCAATTTCAGATACTAAATTTGATGACTTAATGAGAGAGAGAATTCTTTTTAGTAATAGTGATCAAAAACTTGTGACCCTTTCCGAGTATAAGGAAAGTGTACCTGAAAAATTTAAAGAAAAACTTGAGAACAAAATTATCTATTTTGAAAAAGGTAAGTCTGACGCTGCCTTAAGAAAAACATTAATTGCTCAGGGTGTTCAGGCCATTGAAACAGATGATCATATCGACCCTCACTTTATGCAACACGTTGAAGCAAAAAAACTCGACTCTATTGGAGAGATTACCTTTAGTTCTGTAGATGCTGAATTTCAAAACATTTTAGAATCTGAAAAAACTGATGAATCCGATATAAAAATTAAAGATTTATTTAAGAAATTTCTCTCCCCTTCTAAAGAAACTGAGAATGATAAAGAGGATAAAACGACAGAGTTGGTCTCTGAAGGACTTGAAGTTGAAATTCAAAAACTAAAAGGCTCTACAGCTCCAGCATATATCAAAGTTGATGAACAGATGAAGAGATTTTCAAAAATGGCCCAAAGCATGGGACAAAATAAGGACTCTTTTCCTATTAAAAAAACACTTGTAATTAACCCTAATAGTCCTCTCATCCAAAACGCTCTTACAATTTCACAGAAAGGTGGAAATGATGAACTCGTTGAAAAAATTTGTCATCATGTAGAAGATTTGGCCCTCATTTCCTCAGAGGGACTTAAAGATGAATACAAAGATCTGTTTGTCCAGCGAAGTCAAGAACTTATTCAAAAACTAACTGGTCTGGCCCTCTAA
- the dut gene encoding dUTP diphosphatase, giving the protein METHTVKVLKLPHFDEDLGLPRYESEGAAGADIKACLPLKEKIIIKGGQRTLIPTGIAFEIPKGFEIQVRPRSGLSLKSDLLVVNSPGTIDCDYRGEVKIIMGNLGNSDIEIEHGQRIAQLVLAPVIQACFLNVTSLSSTKRGEGGFGHTGCK; this is encoded by the coding sequence ATAGAAACACATACTGTAAAAGTTTTAAAGCTTCCTCATTTTGATGAAGATTTAGGACTTCCGCGATATGAGTCTGAAGGAGCGGCAGGTGCTGACATTAAGGCCTGCCTACCTCTGAAAGAAAAAATCATCATTAAGGGCGGACAGAGAACATTAATACCAACTGGAATTGCTTTTGAAATTCCTAAAGGTTTTGAGATTCAAGTACGTCCTCGATCAGGCCTGTCTCTAAAAAGCGATCTTCTCGTTGTGAATAGTCCCGGGACGATAGATTGTGACTATAGAGGTGAAGTTAAAATTATCATGGGTAATTTAGGTAATAGTGATATTGAAATAGAACATGGGCAAAGAATCGCGCAATTAGTCTTGGCCCCTGTTATCCAGGCATGCTTTCTAAACGTAACATCCCTTTCCTCAACAAAAAGAGGTGAGGGAGGCTTTGGCCATACAGGTTGCAAATAA